The window ATGGGACGAGAAGCTGGCAGCCCAGGTCCCACGCTCCTCGGGAGGCCTACTGGGTGTACCCGTCTCCACCTGCCACCTCAGGGTCACAGGCACTTGCCACCACGCAGTGCTTAGAGGCAGCCTGGCTGTGGGGGGAGGAACACGAACACGGCCGTCTAGGAGGGCCAGGCACAACTGCTCTGTGACCACTGCGGACCAACGCTGTGGCAAGTGAGGGGCTCCAACGGCCGCAGGAAGTTGTAAGAGGGACTGGATGCAAGAAGAGACCACTGTGGGTGTGCGGAGCCCCGGGGGGTCCCTGGGTGGGAGGGAGTACCGATGAACACACTGAGGAGGGAAGGATGGTGTGAACTCTCTGTGCCTACAGGACACATGGAGGCCCGGCTGGTGGGTGGCGAGCACTCCTGTGCTGGGTGCCTGGAGGTGAGGCGTGGCCTGACCTGGGGCACCGTCTGTGACGCTGACCTGGACCTGGCCACTGCCCACGTGGTGTGCCGGGAGCTGCAGTGCGGCGCGGCCGTGTCCACACCCCAGGGCGCCCACTTCGGCCAGGGCCCGGGGCTCGTGTGGGCCGAGGCCTTCCGCTGTGCGGGCAACGAGTCCCTGCTGTTCCACTGCCCTCGGGAGCCGGGGCACCGGTGTGGGCACGGCCAGGATGCGGGGCTCAGGTGCTCAGGTGAGGCCACGGGGGCGGGTGGTccgaggctgggccctgccccctccctgccaggcccctctgtgccGCCCCCACCCTCTCGGGGTGCGTCTGGCCCAGCTCCAAGGGGCCTCCGCCAGGAGGTGAGCCCTTCCCCTTGAGGAAGTGCTGCTTCGGGGGGCTGctggcaggaaggagagggagcaGGCTTTGGGGACAGAGGGATGTGACCCCAAGGCCGGCACAGAGTcctgcacacatgtgtgtgctggCGCTGCCGCGGAGGCGGGTGGGGAGCTGGCAGAGAAGGGGCCCCGGGAGCCCCACCCCGGGTGTGAAGGGAAGAAACAGCAGGGCCCGCGGGGGCAGCGACGCCGACACCCCTCCCCCTGCAGAGTTCCGGCTGGTCAACGGCAGCAGCGCCTGTGAGGGGCGCGTGGAGCTCCAGGTCCAGGGGGCCTGGGCGCCCCTCTGCGCGGCCCACTGGGACTTGGCAGACGCCACGGTCCTCTGCCACCAGCTGGACTGTGGGAACGCGGTGGCCACACCCCCGGGGGGTCACTTTGGGGGCGGGGCCTCCGCGCCCTGGCCGGACGAGGTGCACTGCGTGGGGACGGAGCCCTACCTGTGGAGCTGCGCCGTGAGCACCCTGGGGGCGCCCGCCTGTGGCCCCGGCGACGCAGCCGCCGCCGTCTGCTCAGGTGGGTCAGCACGAGCGCGGCCGGAGGGGAGGCCGGGAGCGCACAGGGCTGCGCCGGGAGGCGGCGTCCTCGGCCCGGGACGGGCCGGGTGCCACCCGCCGGCGCGCCGCCCTGCAGTGTCCCGCACCCCGCCCCCAGGTCTCCCCGACGCCCTGCGGCTGAGGGACGGACAGAGCCGCTGCGATGGCCGCGTGGAGGTGTCCCTGGACGGGGTGTGGGGCCGCGTCCTGGACGAGGCCTGGGACCTGCGCGGCGCGGCCGTCGtgtgcaggcagctgggctgcGGAGCGGCGGAGCGAGCGTACGAGGCGGCGGCGCCCGCGCGCGGGGCGGTGCCCCTGGGGCTGAGCCGCGTGCGCTGTGCGGGCACCGAGCCCCGCCTGACGCGGTGCAACGTGTCGGCGGCCGCGCTGGTGTCCGCGGGGGCGTCGCGGGACGCGGGCGTCGTGTGCTCGGGTGAGTGCGGGCCCAGCCCCCAGGACCCCCTCCCGGGCCCCGCGCCCTGACTCGGCCTCTCCCTCGGCAGGGAGCCTCCAGGTGCGCCTGGCCGCGGGGCCGGGCCGCTGTGCGGGGCGCGTGGAGCTGCTCCACGCGGGCGAGTGGGGCACCGTGTGTGACGACGGCTGGGACCTGCGGGACGCCCAGGTGGTGTGCCGGCAGCTGGGCTGCGGGCACGCGCTCGGCGCCCCGGGGGCCGCGCACttcggggccggggccgggcgcATCTGGATGGACGAGCTGGCCTGTGAGGGCCACGAGGCCGCGCTGTGGCGGTGCCCGTCGAGGGGCTGGGGCCGACACGACTGCGGCCACAAGGAGGACGCCGGTGCCCTCTGCTCAGGTGGGTGCTGAGACCCGAGTGCCGTCCCAGGGCCGCTCCTTGGCACTcatctggtgggggtgggggctctgctCGTTCGTCCTGCTTCCGGGGAGAGGGTGTCTAGGCGCTGTCCACTTCACACTTCGCTCGTGGCCGTTCTGGTCTTTCTGTCCTTGGAGGCAGGTTTAACTTCCACTGTGTTTTCAGCTTGCAGctcttccttcctctgtgctCGGGGCTCCTCAGGCAGCTGCTGGTTCTCGCTGGCGGACAGGCCTCTGCAGGGGGCTGGCTGTTGGCAGGGGTGGGGACTCTGCTGTCCCGATTCCGCCTGGCAGCAGCGGGGTTCCCAGGGGAGATCAGAGGCAGGCAGGCGCTCATGAGGCCCAGGCGTGGAGCGGGCACCGGTCACCCTCACCCCGTGCGTTTGGCTGGCGGAAGGTCAGAGGTCAGCCCAGACCCAGGGCTGGGAGTACACTCggtgaggggcggggccgggcgggggtCTGAGTGGCCGCTTTTATTCTGTCACAGGTGTAATTCCTGCCATTTATTTTCTAAGCTTAGTTTACTTCGTTACGGTCCCGTCAGATGCAATTCATGCCTCAATGCCTCGGTTTATCCCCATGTGTGTATTTTGATGTATTGCGGGCCCTTTTGACTTACTTTTAGAGGGCTGTGTCCTACTCCACTATGTGGTCATATGATAGTCGGCTTAACACACCCCTTGTTCCTGGGCTTTCGCCGCCCCAGGGTGACAAGACACTACTTGGGCGCTGACCAGCCAGGGCCAGTGACACACTCGGAGATCGGGCtagttccttttttgttgttgaatttttaCAGTTGTTTAAAAGGGTTATTCTGTATGTGAGTGATTTCCAGGGACAGGTTTCTACAGTCAGTGGAGTTACTAGGGATTGCAGTGTTAGAGCTGGGGCTTAAATTGGCTCCCTGTGGGCAGCTGCTCCCGTCTTTGGGTGGGGGTGGATGGGGATGTGGGGTGGATGTGAGCTGGATGTCAGATGCCCTAGCTTGGCATGGGTCTTGGTGCTGGGAGCCCCTGGTTTTGGCCTCCTCCTTCAGAGACTGTCTGACCCGAGTGGCTTGTCTTCCAGAGTCAGTGGCCCTGAGGCTGCGAGGTGGCGCCGGGCCCTGTGCTGGGTGGTTGGACGTGTTCCACAACGGAACGTGGGGGGCCGTGTGCAGTAACGCCCTGAAGGacgcctccttgtccatcatctgCCAGCAGCTGGGCTGTGGGGAGCGGGGCTGGCTGGAGAACAGGCCGGGGCACACTAGCCTGGGCACCTCCTGGGTGGACAACATCCAGTGCCGCCGGCTGCGGAGCTCCACGCTGTGGCAGTGCCCCTCAGCCCCCTGGCACCCGCACTCTTGCACCCGTGGAGAGGAGGTCTGGATCACCTGTGCAGGTAGGCCCTGCCACCTACTGCAGGTGGGCAGACTCTGGGGGCCCTCGAGGCAGCTTCAGTGTCCTGACAGGTCATCCACAGAGGCTGCCATTCACCCATGTCTGGGGGTGGTGGGCTCACTGGGCTCCACAGGTTCCCTTCTGAGGCTTCTCTGAGCATTTACACCTGGTGAACCGCTATTTAAATCCAACAGGATCGTCAGGGACAGCGACGCAGGATTCCGGGGAGGCCCTCAATTGCTCCTCAATGGGCAGCTGCCCAGGTACCCCTCTCCCCCCGCAACCGGCTCCCCATCCTCTCCCGTCCGGGTCCTGCCCCCCGGTGACCACAGGCCCCTCTTGCAGAGGAGGGCGAGCTGCGCGTGCGCGGGGGTGAGGACCGCTGCTCGGGCCGTGTGGAGCTCTGGCACGCTGGCTCCTGGGGCACCGTGTGTGATGACTCCTGGGACCTGGCGGACGCCGAGGTCGTGTGCCGGCAGCTGGGGTGCGGCCGGGCTGTGGACGCCGTGGCGGGGGCTGCCTTTGGACCAGGCTCGGGGCCCGTGTGGCTGGATGAGGTGGGGTGCCGGGGCAGCGAGGCCTCCCTGTGGGGCTGCCCGGCGCAGCCGTGGGGCCGCGGAGACTGTGGGCATAAGGAGGACGCGGGTGTGCGCTGTGCAGGTGAGTGGTCCAGCGGGGTCCGGCTGCCCCTCCAGGGGTGAGTGATCTGGGGGTGCTCTGTCTGCCCCCTCCATGGGGTGAGCAGACAGGTGGGAGGGATGGGAACCAGTTGAGGACAGGGGGACCTGGTGGGTGGGAGTGTCCTACCCAGGCGGGACTGTTACCGGGGCCGGCGATCCTTCCCACTGCTCTGCTCCCCTGTTCCAAGGAAGCTTCCAAGTGGCTGTGAGGAGTACTGGGGTCTCTGTGGCACAAGAGTCCCACAGTGCAGGGCTTGGGAACTCACCAGGCCCTTTTCCTGCAGCCTTTCCTGACCAGGAGGTGTGGCACACATGGGGTCTGTTTGATATacttgtgagtgtgtgagtgtgatgggtggagctgtgaaTGTGTGAGCGCTGTGTGCCCATGTCCATgtgtaaattgtgtgtgtgtgtgtatgcgtgtgtgtgctgGATTCTTGAGCTGCCAACCATGTGGCCTGGTTGGTCCGTGTCCCGTGGGGGCATCCCCAACTTGCTCTGGGTATAAAGGCGGCCGTGCAGGAACCCTGGGGCTCCAGTGGGTGGGGAACTCCACTAGGTCCAGGGCTCAGGACTTTGCAAACCCGAGCGCTGGCAGGTGGGCTCCTGGTGCCGCTGGGCAGCTCAGGACCGACTCAGGCAGGGGCTGCAGCCCCGCTGTCGTCATGCCCCTCCTGTCCTTGCTGGAATGTGGCTGCAGCCCACCTTCGAGAGGTCCCCTCTGCCCATCCTCAGAGTGGTCTTGCTGGGGCAACACCAGGATCTCAGAGGCCCAAGGACAGATGGGCTGCCCCATCTGCCCTCACCTGGAGGCCTGTGTGACTCCCTGAGGACGGGGGAGGAGTGGCTTAGGAAAGCCTGATCTCAAAGAGGGTCTGGCCAGAGCCGGCCCTGGCTGGACACCTTCCTCAGTCTCTTAGCTGGTCTTCCCACCTTCAGCCCTCCCCTGAAGCGCACCCTCAGGGCCCGTGTGGGGTCATGCCCTGTTGCTCTATGGCTCTTCTGCTGGAGCTGGGCTGATGTCCAGGGATCAGCCTGCCTTTCTGGACGTCCTGGCGTTGACCCAGGGCCTGTGCTCCATCTTGGCACAAACCTTTCTCCAACCCCAGCAGAGCCAGCTGCACCTCACCTTTGCTTCAGAGTGATCTGTAGAGTTTTCACGCCAgtcacacacgtgcacacacacccctacaaCATACACGCACACAACCCCCcacaacatatacacacatgcaaccCCCCCAacatatacacatgtgcacacacactcccacaacatacatacatgcaccccacacaacatatacacatgcacacatactcccacaacacacacaagcacacacacccctacaacatacacacgcatgcacacacacacaccctcacaacacacacacaggcccacaCACCCCTGCAACATACacgtatatgcacacacacctcCAAAACATATGCAAACATGCAACCCCCACAACATACACATGTGCACcccaacatacacacatgtgcacacacacccccacaacatacacacacacacacacaccctcacaacatacacatatgtgcacacacacttcCACAACATATGCAAACATGCACACCCCCACAAGATACACAAGTGCACCCTCAacatatacacatgtgcacacacacccccacaacatacacacatgcacacacacctccacaacacacacacacacacacacaccctcacaacatacacatatgtgcacacacactcccacaacatatacatacatgtacacccCCACAACAtatggacatacacacacaccccacaacatatacacacctgcacacacacccccacagcatacacatgcacacacaccctcacagcatatacacatgtgcacacacacccccagaacatatgcacacatgcacacacacacacacccacagcatGCACAAATGCACACACCCCCTCACatttacacacatgcacacaccccctACATTACACATGTGCACCCCCcaagatacacacacatgcacacccccacaacatatacacacatgcacacacacacccacaacatatacacacgcacacacacctctACGCTGCTCTCCCAAGGGCATCACTGCTGCCTGGCAGAGTCCCCTGAGCTCCCCCCAGGCAGGCCCTCACAGCTCTGTGCCTCTCACACCCAGGGCTTCACCCACAGCATGAACACAGGAGGGCCTTCAGTTGAACACCACACTGAGCATGCTTCTCCCCTCTGAGCATCTCCCTGCAGGACCTGTGGAGCCCAGCCAGGCACCCCTGCCAGCATCACAGGGGACCCTGCCTACCATCATGGCCATCATCATCCTGGGGTCACTGCATGGCCTTGTCTTCAGTGGGCTGGTGGCTAGGATTCTACTTGGGAAGCTGCGGGGCAGGGGTAAGTGTCCTGGGAATTCAAGTGTCCTGGCCCTTAGGAGTGCGCTGGGGATCCAGGCCAGTGAGAAAGGAGACCCAGTGGAGAAAGCAGGAGATGGACACACATGTGCCCCACACAgcgtggggggcagggggagggtgtgGAGCTGCTTCAGTAATCCCAGAGGTTCATGTGCTTGCTGACCAGGGCTTCACCCCTGAGGTCTGGAGCCAGTAACTCTCTGCCGTAGGCATCCTGGGTGCTGTGGGGTGCTGAGCAGCACCTTCCCCCCATGCTGTGACAACTGGAAGTGTCTCCAGACACGACCAGCTGTCTACTGGGGGCAAAGCTGCCTGGGTTGAGAACTCCAGGATCAGAGGCAGGTTTGATAGGATGAGGAGCGTTCTTCCAAACCAGCACCAGCCTGTAGGATCTGACAAATGAAGTTTccttatttatgaatttatttgtgtaaaaagtcttaaaatataaagatattaaCTCCTTAGTACTTATACATATAATGAGTCATCTATAGAGAAGAATACTacataggaaaaataaatttcagcaaAATTGTAGCGTGGGGAAGGTTTTGCTAACCTGAGTGGTGACTCAGCTCACTCAGTAATTATGACTCTTGTCCACCTGTCTGTGGCAAGTCTTCTTGTGTTGCACTTACACTCTATTCACTGATGATTTCACTCATCTAAAATTGTTCACTTTTGAGATTTTCTGTGGCAGCATTGGAGGATGAGTCAGGCAGTTTTGTTATACTTCAAGTATTTGCATCCTTGTGATAGGAATTCTCCTTTGTGTTATCA is drawn from Bos indicus isolate NIAB-ARS_2022 breed Sahiwal x Tharparkar chromosome 26, NIAB-ARS_B.indTharparkar_mat_pri_1.0, whole genome shotgun sequence and contains these coding sequences:
- the LOC139180026 gene encoding scavenger receptor cysteine-rich domain-containing protein SCART1-like is translated as MNTLRREGWCELSVPTGHMEARLVGGEHSCAGCLEVRRGLTWGTVCDADLDLATAHVVCRELQCGAAVSTPQGAHFGQGPGLVWAEAFRCAGNESLLFHCPREPGHRCGHGQDAGLRCSEFRLVNGSSACEGRVELQVQGAWAPLCAAHWDLADATVLCHQLDCGNAVATPPGGHFGGGASAPWPDEVHCVGTEPYLWSCAVSTLGAPACGPGDAAAAVCSGLPDALRLRDGQSRCDGRVEVSLDGVWGRVLDEAWDLRGAAVVCRQLGCGAAERAYEAAAPARGAVPLGLSRVRCAGTEPRLTRCNVSAAALVSAGASRDAGVVCSGSLQVRLAAGPGRCAGRVELLHAGEWGTVCDDGWDLRDAQVVCRQLGCGHALGAPGAAHFGAGAGRIWMDELACEGHEAALWRCPSRGWGRHDCGHKEDAGALCSESVALRLRGGAGPCAGWLDVFHNGTWGAVCSNALKDASLSIICQQLGCGERGWLENRPGHTSLGTSWVDNIQCRRLRSSTLWQCPSAPWHPHSCTRGEEVWITCAGSSGTATQDSGEALNCSSMGSCPEEGELRVRGGEDRCSGRVELWHAGSWGTVCDDSWDLADAEVVCRQLGCGRAVDAVAGAAFGPGSGPVWLDEVGCRGSEASLWGCPAQPWGRGDCGHKEDAGVRCAGPVEPSQAPLPASQGTLPTIMAIIILGSLHGLVFSGLVARILLGKLRGRESQGHEEVSEVIYEQILEEWVDSCGAHLRPGTCLTGDPPTEDTPVMLQGGGPPQVGQEPPLQASSGSSYDDVGVACTEL